From a single Silene latifolia isolate original U9 population chromosome 6, ASM4854445v1, whole genome shotgun sequence genomic region:
- the LOC141585831 gene encoding SUN domain-containing protein 4 encodes MQKSRRALLQRRALGKVIGRDHLFKFSLSLVIVLWGLVFLLNLWISHGDIDTDTEESRPITAHNTSSWDEGRPEKNPLLDSLETNSFPSLDNQHLSETCANVDEVTGEVQSENTTKDKTVIGGSGSEESSAVGSTNSVVEHRKESKDNGKADRQTRTVPLGLDEFKSKALNSKSAYVSGGTGGVIHRMEPGGGKYNYASSAKGAKVLDSNKEAKGASNILNKDKDKYLRNPCSAEEKFVVIELSEETLVDTIEVANFEHYSSNLKEFELLGSLAYPTQKWVELGNFSAGNVKHAQTFTLSEPKWVRYLKLKILSHHGSEFYCTLSSIEVYGVDAVERMLEDLISDPDNHHAATEKESTPHVPESSEQNSPDKNASNGNNLEASPKSKTESVTDTALDPVEETRPQPVSRMPGDTVLKILMQKVRALDLSLSVLERYLENVNAKYGSIFKEFDQELEEKDVVLEKIKLDMKNVVDSKDLIAKDVDDLMAWKSLVAEQINDLIKDNAILRSDVRKVRENQMYMESKGIVVFVISLFFGFLGIVMLFRDVIVNSVNKSQKSGKFWWVRSSWSFLFLSCSITVLILSL; translated from the exons ATGCAGAAATCACGTAGAGCTCTTCTGCAACGAAGAGCCTTAGGGAAGGTTATTGGTAGGGATCATTTGTTTAAGTTTTCGCTGTCACTCGTTATCGTTCTTTGGGGCCTCGTCTTTCTTTTGAACTTGTGGATCAGCCATGGTGATATCGATACAGATACAG AAGAATCAAGGCCTATAACCGCGCATAACACCTCAAGCTGGGACGAAGGGAGGCCAGAGAAAAACCCATTGCTTGATTCCTTAGAAACAAATTCTTTTCCTTCATTAGACAATCAGCACTTATCGGAAACTTGTGCTAATGTAGATGAAGTCACTGGCGAGGTACAGTCTGAAAACACCACGAAAGACAAGACAGTCATTGGTGGCTCAGGTTCTGAGGAAAGTTCTGCTGTAGGAAGTACCAATTCAGTTGTGGAACACAGAAAAGAATCAAAAGATAATGGAAAGGCTGACAGGCAAACTCGTACTGTGCCTCTTGGTCTAGATGAATTCAAAAGTAAGGCTCTCAATTCTAAAAGCGCTTATGTATCTGGTGGCACGGGGGGTGTCATTCATCGTATGGAACCTGGGGGTGGTAAGTACAACTATGCTTCTTCTGCAAAAGGAGCTAAAGTGTTGGATTCTAACAAGGAAGCCAAAGGTGCTTCTAATATTTTGAACAAGGATAAGGACAAGTACCTCAGGAACCCATGTTCAGCTGAGGAAAAATTTGTTGTCATTGAACTTTCCGAGGAAACTCTAGTAGATACAATCGAGGTTGCAAACTTTGAGCATTATTCTTCCAATTTGAAAGAATTTGAGCTTCTGGGTAGTTTAGCTTATCCTACACAGAAATGGGTTGAATTGGGTAACTTTTCAGCTGGAAATGTGAAGCATGCTCAAACATTTACTCTCTCAGAACCCAAATGGGTGAGATATTTAAAATTGAAGATATTGAGCCATCACGGGTCCGAATTCTATTGTACACTAAGTAGTATTGAAGTATATGGCGTGGATGCTGTTGAGAGAATGTTGGAGGATCTTATTTCTGATCCCGATAATCATCACGCAGCTACTGAAAAGGAATCAACACCCCATGTTCCTGAATCTTCTGAGCAGAACAGCCCTGATAAGAACGCTTCCAATGGGAACAATTTGGAAGCGAGCCCAAAATCGAAGACGGAATCCGTGACCGATACTGCTCTTGATCCAGTAGAAGAGACACGTCCCCAGCCAGTTAGCAGAATGCCTGGTGATACTGTTCTTAAGATACTAATGCAAAAAGTTAGAGCACTAGACTTGAGCTTATCTGTTTTGGAAAGGTATTTGGAGAATGTTAATGCCAAATACGGTAGCATCTTCAAGGAATTTGACCAAGAGTTGGAAGAGAAAGATGTGGTATTGGAAAAGATAAAATTGGATATGAAGAATGTCGTGGATAGCAAGGATCTCATT GCAAAGGATGTTGATGACCTCATGGCCTGGAAATCGCTCGTTGCTGAGCAGATAAATGACTTAATAAAGGATAATGCCATTCTCAG GTCGGACGTGAGAAAGGTGCGGGAAAATCAGATGTACATGGAGAGTAAAGGGATTGTGGTGTTTGTGATAAGCCTGTTTTTCGGGTTTTTGGGCATTGTAATGTTATTCCGAGATGTAATAGTAAATAGTGTTAATAAGTCGCAGAAGTCCGGGAAATTTTGGTGGGTGAGGTCTTCCTGGAGTTTCCTATTTTTGAGCTGTAGTATTACTGTACTCATCCTTTCATTATAA